The Etheostoma cragini isolate CJK2018 chromosome 5, CSU_Ecrag_1.0, whole genome shotgun sequence genome contains a region encoding:
- the inpp5l gene encoding inositol polyphosphate-5-phosphatase A, which yields METYTDVLLVTANVGSLFDNVGEIQNEWLQELYQTIRCHRPKFIALHLQEVGGKDYMLNMGHTDIFFRSIESSEEMRDFDRVCIYVDNQFQAEDSFTALGSMYFINKSLQNIYQYDFNVKDFKAVSGRKKHMGSLDGVATVEKEKFPKSFWPDFKWSRKGFMRTRWIIHNQGLDLVNVHLFHDASNLIACNASPSIYSANRKNALRYVINRISDSRYTPLPFLLFGDFNFRLDTLSLVQHLSTSADVQTVKKDSSDEVKKIICEEKDHDHQVLLHIEEKLFAYLHQAVFREDNGRALLKFDKEVAAFHDVIREEEIRFPPSYPYSEDYTKPIQYMNTRCPAWCDRILMSHSAQDFIHRGDDGEKRVVYNTVGPNVCMGDHKPVFLFFSLKTNDH from the exons ACTATCCGATGCCACAGGCCGAAGTTCATCGCCCTGCATCTGCAGGAGGTCGGAGGGAAGGACTACATGCTCAACATGGGCCACACTGACATCTTCTTCAG GAGCATCGAGTCCAGTGAGGAGATGAGGGACTTTGACAGAGTGTGCATCTACGTGGACAACCAGTTCCAGGCAGAAGACAGCTTCACG gctTTGGGGAGCATGTACTTCATCAACAAGTCACTGCAGAACATCTATCAGTATGATTTTAATG TTAAGGATTTTAAAGCGGTGTCGGGACGGAAGAAGCACATGGGCTCTCTGGACGGGGTCGCCACTGTGGAGAAAGAAAAATTCCCTAAGAGTTTCTGGCCTGAT TTCAAGTGGTCCAGGAAGGGCTTCATGAGGACCCGCTGGATCATACACAACCA AGGTCTGGACCTGGTTAACGTGCACCTGTTCCACGATGCCTCCAACCTCATCGCCTGCAACGCCAGTCCTTCCATTTACTCAGCCAACCGCAAAAACGCCCTCAGATATGTCATCAACAG gaTATCAGACAGCCGCTACACTCCTCTGCCTTTCCTCCTGTTTGGAGATTTCAACTTCCGTCTGGACACACTTAGTCTGGTCCAG CATCTGTCCACTTCAGCAGACGTGCAGACGGTGAAGAAGGACAGCAGTGACGAAGTGAAGAAGATCATCTGCGAAGAAAAAGACCATGACCACCAG GTGCTGCTCCACATCGAGGAGAAGCTGTTTGCGTACCTGCACCAGGCGGTTTTCAGAGAGGACAACGGCAGGGCG CTTTTGAAGTTTGACAAAGAAGTCGCAGCCTTTCACGATGTCATTAGGGAAGAGGAAATCAGGTTTCCACCCAG ctACCCCTACAGTGAAGACTACACTAAACCGATCCAGTACATGAACACTCGCTGTCCCGCCTGGTGTGATCGGATCCTCATGTCCCACAGCGCCCAGGATTTCATCCACAGG GGAGATGACGGAGAGAAGAGAGTCGTTTACAACACAGTGGGTCCTAATGTCTGCATGGGAGACCATAAG CCCGTTTTCCTGTTCTTCTCCCTGAAGACGAACGACCATTAA